The DNA segment GCGCATCGAAGATTTTTTTACCGGGGAAGGGGTAGCGCACCAAGCACCAGGCGATGATAAATCCCAGTAGCGCCGCCACGGCAGCCGCCATCAGGGCCGCCCCGAAGCTGACCCGAAAGGAGGCTAGGACCCGCGGGTTGGTCATAATGGCCCAGAACTGGTCCAGGCTGAGTTGCAGGGTTTTCAGCAGCATCGCGCAGAGCGGTATCAACACGATCAGCGTCAGGTAAAACACGGTGAAACCGAGCGCCGGGCGAAATCCCGGCATGATGTGGCTTTGTGGCATGGGGTTGATCTTGGGTTAAGTTAAAAAACAGCGGTGTGATATCTCTCATCCGTTTTTTGCACGCCAACCTCTCGGCCGGGTGAAACGAGGGGTGTTAGTAACACTAATACCCCTCGCCGACAGTGTTGCTTATGGGGCGTAGATTTGATCGAAGTTCGCGCCATCGTCAAAATGGTCTTTCTGCACATTGGTCCAGCCGCCGAACTGTGCGTCGACGGTGAAAAAGTCCAGTTTCGGGAAGCGTTTCAAATCTTCGGCATCGGCAAATTCAGGATGCGACGGCCGATAAAAATGCTTGGCCACCAGTTTCTGGCCGACTGGGGTATACAGGTATTGCAAATAGGCTTCCGCCAAGTCCAGATTGCCATTTTTCTTGGCGACTTTGTCCACCACTGTCACCGGGGTTTCGGCCTTGATGCTGACCGGCGGCACCACGATCTCATATTCTCCGGCACCATATTCTTTCAAGGCTAGAAAAGCTTCGTTTTCCCAGGTGATCAAGACGTCGCCAATGCCGCGCTGGATAAAGGTGGTGGTGGAACCGCGCGCGCCGGAATCCAGTACCGGTACGTTTTTAAAGATTTTTTTCACAAAATCCTTGGCGGCGTCCTTGCTGCCAAAAGTTTTTTCGCCGAATGCCCAGGCCGCCAGATAGTTATAACGGGCGCCGCCGGAAGTTTTTGGGTTTGGAGTGATGACGGAGATACCTGCCTTGGCCAGATCGTCCCAGTTTTTAATGGCTTTCGGATTGCCCTTGCGGACCAGAAACACGATGGTTGAGGTATAAGGCAAACTGTTGTTGGGCAGGCGTTTTTGCCAGTCTTTCGGGAATAAGCCCGCTCTTTCCGCGATTTGATCAATGTCCCCGGATAAGGCCAGGGTAACCACGTCGGCTTCCAGGCCGTCGATGACGGCTCGGGTTTGTTTGCCGCCGCCGCCATGCGATTGTTGGACGTTGACGTCTTCGCCGGTTTTTTCTTTCCAGTGTTTGATGAACTCTTGATTGAATGCTTGATAGAACTCGCGAGTCGGATCGTAGGACACATTCAAAAGGGTTCTATCGGCCCAGGCGTTACCGCCAAGTAACAGGGTTAAACCGAAGAGTAGGGGTTTTACTGTGTTTGGAAATTGCATGACTTCTCCTAAGGTTGAAATCAAAATGTCGGGTTTCGGATGGCTGCCGTTTGAGCTGGCGCTAGTCTATGCAACTTCAACGGTCAGCAAAAGCGATATGTTTAGAATTAAATATCTTGAAATAAGATATAAAAGCCCGGATGAAAGCACGGGCTCAAGACGGCGAAGACTTTACGGCTTCCGTTTGAGTCCTTGAACCTGTGTCGGCCGGGTCTGGTTATCGGTACTTCGGTTTACCGTCCCCGAACGCATTCAGCGAAACTTCGAAATAAAAGAAATTGCTGGGTTCGGAGGTAAAGGGGCCGGCGGCGGTATTGCCCCTGTCGAAGGACTCGGTGTAGTCGCCAGGTGTGAAGCGGGCATAGCTCATGCTCCAGTCGATATAGGGATTGAGTTTGTGCCGCAAACGAATGTCGAATTCATGACCCATGAAACTACCGCTTTGGCCGGTCCGATCACGCAAGTTGGCCCGGTTCCAACCACCGGTTTCGCTTTCCAGCCAATAGGCGTTGTAACCCAGATCGACCCGCACATTGTTGTAAGGGGTGAATTCCAAGCGTGCTTTCGGTGCATGCAGGTTATCCCAGGAATAATAATCGTTGCGCGACCAGGGTTGGTTGAAGCCGTAAAAGGCATCGAAACGCTGGTTGTAACCATCGCCCGATTGTTTGTCGCCGGTGCCATAGCCATAGTACAGACTGGCTCGCGGTTTCCAATCGTGATCGAAGCTGTAGCCCACCTCCAATGAGTAGGCCAAGGCGTCATGCTGACGCAACTGCTGTGTTCCATTTACGGTTTCGCCAAAGCGGCCGAATTGTTTATTGATATCGCCATCGAAATCAAAACCGCTTTCACCGAACAGACCGTATACCCTTAAACCGGGCGCATAGATGCTGCGGTCGTTTTTCCGGTTAGCCGCCACGCTGTTGTTCGGGTCGCCGTCGGTATTTCTACCCAAAAAATACGGCTGGATGGTGATGAAATCGGACCATTCCCGTATGCTCAGTACCGCGCCATAAAACCAGGTATCTTCATCCGGTTGGTCGAATTCGTATTTGTAGCGTTCGACCGGTTGAAACACAAAGGTGTCCAGGTCCCAGTTGTTTTGCTTTTTACCGAAACGCAGCCGATAACCTTCGAAGTTGTTGGTAGTGTTGCGGAACTCATTGTTGCCCACCAAGCGCCTATCCAACACTTCCAAGTGTTGGCGGCCGGCGCGTATGCTGATCGGCCGGTTATGTCCCAGGGCATTGTCGAAATATAACTCGCCGTAGGCCTGGATTAATTCGAACTCGTTGACATCCGCGTCGCTGGTTTCGTAGTTACCGTTATAACTCCGCGCGTCTTCCATCTCGACGGCAAAGCGTAGCGGGTCGAGAATATCCTTGATTCCGACATAGGCGCGCGTCCTGAGTAACCACAAGTTGTCCGGTTCGGCGCGATATTTACTGACGGCGGTACCGGACGAGGTGTCGGTCCATGGCCGCAAATCGTTTTCCCGGTATTCATAGCGGCTGCGAAAATCCAGACCCAGGTCCAGCCATTCCACATCGCGGAATTGCTCGAACTGAGTTTTACTCAAGCTGCGCACATATGCCGGGACATCGCCCGCGGGTTCGACCCGGTAGCCTTTGGTCGGACGATAGTAATCCTCGGCGTTGACTAATTGCGGCAACAGCAATAACACGCCCGCCAGTCGCGTCTTGCTCGCTGTTTTGAAAAATTGTTGTTTCATGGCTGACCTTTCGAGTGGTGTTAGGTAATCAATGAGTGTTAATCACGGTAACTTCCGGTGGTCCGGTCAGTGTGTCGTTTCTGTTTTTGTATCGCCGATCTTTCGGTGGATACGATTAATGGGTAGCCGAATCGTTTTTGACTCTGAATTTTTCGTGTTTATCGATTTGCACGATACGCCCGTCATGCACCACGATTTCGATCGAGCCGAAACGGATGCCTTGCAGGATGGTGCTAATGCGCTGGGCGATCTCCTGACTTTGGGATAATTTAAAAAAATCGGCATCAATTTGATCGGTCATGGGGTGCTCCTTCTTGAATATAAATCCGCGTTGGTTTCGCTGTTTTCGATGGACAGATGCTAACTAAAATAAATCGATAATTAAAACGGTAATTAACGATATGTTTTTCGAAAAATGCTATATGCCGATAGGTAATAACTATATCGATTTTGACGGATGGTTAAAATTTAAGCAGATTGAACCTTTTGAACCGCGATTGGAATTCACGACGGGACGAGCTTGATTTTGTGCGCGCTCGTTTCACGACGCAAGCTGGACATTTGCTCAATTGGCTACGCAATAGCGGAAAGTTACTAGCTAATTAAATAAGCGGCAAACTATTGTAAAGACTATACTTTGGCTGCACTTTGGCAATATATCAACATAGGATGGACGTATGAACTTAAGCATTGCAAAACACTTATTTATCGCTGTTATATTAGGTTGGTCCTTGCAAGTGGGTGCCAGTACGGTTAGCGATCCGGCGGCGGACTATCTGGCTGGATACTCCGGTAGCATGGCCGGCGATTTGGATGTGATCAGCGCGCTGGTCACTTACAACCCGGCTACCGATATTTTCCATTTCGAAAGCACTTTTGCCGGATCTATCGGCGGATCGCCGAGTGGGTTTTACATTTGGGGTTTCGATCGCGGTGCCGGAACCGGCCGGTTTGAGGCGGACGGTCTACCGAACGTGCTTTTCGATGCGGTGGTCCGGTTTAATTTCGATGGCAGCGGAGCCGTTAATCTGTTGGTGCCTACAGCCAGTAGCACCTCGTTCGGTAAGGGTACAGCCGTGATACAAGGCAACCAACTGGTGGCCGACCTTGCCGGCGATTTATTGCCATCATCAGCGGACGGCGTTGCCAAAACGGCTTACACTTGGAACCTGTGGCCGCGCGACGGCGCTCTGCCAGCCGGTTTTGGGCAAATCTCCGACTTTGCCCCGGACACCAATAACGCTGCCGTACAAGTGGTTCCGTTACCCGCCGCATTCTGGTTGTTCGGCACGATGGTGGGATTCGCTTTCTTCAATGGCACGCAGAGAATGGGTTGCGGTAGGCATTAATCCACTGCGTTTTTCAGTCGTTCTCACGTTCCGGCGTGGGAACCAACACTTCCCGATAGGTAAATTTAGCCATTGCTAGGCTTAATTTAGCGTCCGTCCCACCACGCGAGACGGAATGCTGTCTAAAATTAGCAGCCCATGCTTGCTATCTTATCCTTCATGCAAATCGCTTCCCTGTTATTCATCGGTTTTTCGCTTGGCGCGGCGGCGTTGCTGATCGTCGGCAATATTTTGCAACGCCAGGAACCGCTGCGTTGCGCTTCGAAATTGGCCGGTTTTTTGTTGGTTGCCGGTTTGGCGGCTATTCAAAGTCTGCATCTCGGCCTGTTATTGAGCCAATTCGATCAGGTGCATTCGACGCTTTACCTGGTATTGCTGTACGGCATTGCCCCCAGCTTTTATTTTTACAGCCGCCAGTTATTGATTGCCGAGGTGAGTTACCGCTGGCTCGATGCGCTGCATGCCATGCCCTTGCTGCTGAGCCCGGTACTGTCTTACCACTTGGCCTTGCCGGCTGCATTTTTAGTCGGTAGCGGTTATTTGTTGTGGCTGGCTAAAATTGTTTATGGCTTGCGCAAGCAGCGGCAGCGTTTTCACTTGGAACTGTTGGCTTTGGGGGCATTGTTTGCGATTGCCGTGGCGGTGTTGGTGCTGGGTTTTATCTGGCCTTTGCTGAACGAGACGGATTTTATTAGCGGCTACAGCATGCTGATAGGGCTGGCGTTTTTTGCGGTGACGCTGACCTTGCTGCGTTTTCCGAGCATCGCCGCCGATGTGTCGGAAGCGGTGCAGGCCGCCTATGCCGAATCGACGCTTAAAAATATCGATAAAACTGCAGTGCTTGCCAAACTCGATGCCTTGATGAAAAAGGACAAGCTTTATACTTTGGAAACTCTGAATCTGGCACTGCTGGCCGAGCAACTGGAGTTGAGCCAGCACCAATTGTCCGAACTGATCAACACCGAATTTCAACAAGGTTTTTCCCGTTACATTCGCCAGCAGCGCATAGACGAGGCTAAAAAGCTGTTGCTGGCCGATCCGAGTGCATCGGTGTTGGCTATCGGCTTGTCGGTGGGTTTCAGCACCCAGTCCAATTTTTATTCGGCGTTCCGCGATATGGTCGGCATGGCGCCGGGGCAATACCGAAAAATGCATGCTTCATC comes from the Methylomonas sp. LL1 genome and includes:
- a CDS encoding sulfate ABC transporter substrate-binding protein, translated to MQFPNTVKPLLFGLTLLLGGNAWADRTLLNVSYDPTREFYQAFNQEFIKHWKEKTGEDVNVQQSHGGGGKQTRAVIDGLEADVVTLALSGDIDQIAERAGLFPKDWQKRLPNNSLPYTSTIVFLVRKGNPKAIKNWDDLAKAGISVITPNPKTSGGARYNYLAAWAFGEKTFGSKDAAKDFVKKIFKNVPVLDSGARGSTTTFIQRGIGDVLITWENEAFLALKEYGAGEYEIVVPPVSIKAETPVTVVDKVAKKNGNLDLAEAYLQYLYTPVGQKLVAKHFYRPSHPEFADAEDLKRFPKLDFFTVDAQFGGWTNVQKDHFDDGANFDQIYAP
- a CDS encoding alginate export family protein; translated protein: MKQQFFKTASKTRLAGVLLLLPQLVNAEDYYRPTKGYRVEPAGDVPAYVRSLSKTQFEQFRDVEWLDLGLDFRSRYEYRENDLRPWTDTSSGTAVSKYRAEPDNLWLLRTRAYVGIKDILDPLRFAVEMEDARSYNGNYETSDADVNEFELIQAYGELYFDNALGHNRPISIRAGRQHLEVLDRRLVGNNEFRNTTNNFEGYRLRFGKKQNNWDLDTFVFQPVERYKYEFDQPDEDTWFYGAVLSIREWSDFITIQPYFLGRNTDGDPNNSVAANRKNDRSIYAPGLRVYGLFGESGFDFDGDINKQFGRFGETVNGTQQLRQHDALAYSLEVGYSFDHDWKPRASLYYGYGTGDKQSGDGYNQRFDAFYGFNQPWSRNDYYSWDNLHAPKARLEFTPYNNVRVDLGYNAYWLESETGGWNRANLRDRTGQSGSFMGHEFDIRLRHKLNPYIDWSMSYARFTPGDYTESFDRGNTAAGPFTSEPSNFFYFEVSLNAFGDGKPKYR
- a CDS encoding YezD family protein, translated to MTDQIDADFFKLSQSQEIAQRISTILQGIRFGSIEIVVHDGRIVQIDKHEKFRVKNDSATH
- a CDS encoding AraC family transcriptional regulator, producing the protein MLAILSFMQIASLLFIGFSLGAAALLIVGNILQRQEPLRCASKLAGFLLVAGLAAIQSLHLGLLLSQFDQVHSTLYLVLLYGIAPSFYFYSRQLLIAEVSYRWLDALHAMPLLLSPVLSYHLALPAAFLVGSGYLLWLAKIVYGLRKQRQRFHLELLALGALFAIAVAVLVLGFIWPLLNETDFISGYSMLIGLAFFAVTLTLLRFPSIAADVSEAVQAAYAESTLKNIDKTAVLAKLDALMKKDKLYTLETLNLALLAEQLELSQHQLSELINTEFQQGFSRYIRQQRIDEAKKLLLADPSASVLAIGLSVGFSTQSNFYSAFRDMVGMAPGQYRKMHASSSA